CAACATCCGATGATAGCAAGCCCTTACAACAAGGTGATGTAGCACAAGACACACCAGCAAGTAACGAGTCAAGTATGCAGGCTAGTGCAAGCGAAAATACCGACCAACAAGCTGATAACAAGCAGGAGGTGAGCCCGGCTCAGGCTTCTGCTCAATCAGGCACTGACAGTACCTCGCAAGATAAAGCGTCAGAAATGGTCTCTGCATCGCAAGTTAATCCAGATTCGCTTCCAGCAGATATGGAAAGAGCGCTACGCGCTATTAACGAAGACCCGCAAGTATTGATCCGCAATAAAATGCAACTCGAATATCAAAAACGTCGTCAAAACAGTCAACCACCTAAGGATAATGAACAGTGGTAATTAGAATTTTTTTTAGCTTATTGCTATTCGTCATTACAGCTCCAGTATTTGCCATTAGCCAAGTACAAGCAACCATAGACCGCAACCCAGTTGTTGCGGGTGAATATTTTGTTCTGGATATTATTGCCGATGACGATCTTAATGCAGGCGCATTAGATACCTCGGTATTACTCGATGACTTTATTGTCGGTAGAACCAGTGTTGGCCGCAGTACTAAAATGATTAATTTTGACACTTCAAAAGAAACGCGTTGGCAGGTATTATTGTCACCTAAATTATTAGGCAACGTCACTATCCCAGCATTTAACATTAAAGGCGTAAGTTCAAATCCAATAACCTTAAAAGTCATTCAACAAGGTTCCACAGCCGACGAAGTACAAAACGTATTTATTAATATTAATACTATTGCCTCAGACGCTTATGTCGGTCAGTTGATCACCTATAAAGTAAAATTATACCTTGCTGTAGAATTGCAGCGCGGGGTCTTAAGTGCCCCTGTGATTGAAGGGGCGCAAATAAAGCAAATAGGCGAAGACAAAGATGGCAGTGAAATTGTCGATGGCCGCCGTTTTAGAGTTATTGAGCGAACCTACGGTATTATTGCCGATCTACCAGGTGAGTTAGTTATCAATGGCGCCAGTTTTTCAGGTGATGTACTTGTAGAGGCCCAAAGGCGCGGAGGTATGTTCGGTTTTAACGAAAGTCGCCCGATGCAAACTGAAGCCGAAAGACAGGTTATTCAAATTAATCCTACGCCGCCAAGCTACCAAGGAAAATGGTTAGTCAGTGATATTGCAGTATTGAAAGAAACATGGCCAGAAGATGTTAGCGAATTTGAAGTGGGTAGCCCAATTACCCGCACCATTAGTTTACTAGCATCAAACACTGATGACACCAGCTTACCAGACATCGATATTCCACTAGTAGAGGGCTTAAAAGCCTATCCAGAAAAGCCATTAAGACAAACCTTTGTTCGCGACAATCAAGTAGTATCACAATACACTATCACTACCGCTATCGTACCAACAAAAGCGGGTACTTATACTTTACCTGAGATACGGGTACCTTGGTGGAATCCACATCTTAAACAGCAACAATTTGCAACGTTACCAGAACGTACAATCAATGTGATAAGCAGTACGACAACGACAACTGATATTCCACCAGCAAATAGTTTTAGCAGTACCGTTCAATATAGTGGATATTGGCCGTACCTAAGTGCAGTTTTGGGTCTATTATGGCTCATCACCTTAGTATTATGGCGAAAGGCCGCATCGGTAAACCGCACCTTGCCACAATTTGATACTGATAATAAAAATCAGAAAACACCTCGAAAGACAGCAACAACGGGACTCAATGCCATTATTCATGCATGTGACCGCAATGACAGCAGTGGTGCGATTATCGCAGTACAAGCCTACTTTAGTGAACGCTTAGGTAAATTGATGACACTGACTCAAATTAGTGGCTTGTCTGAGCAACTAACAATTGCGATAAATAAATTACAAGCAGATAAATACAGTAATAAGCCACAAGCAATTGATAAAAAGTCGCTTATGGATGCCATTTTGGCTTATCAACCATCCAATGCCAGTAAAAAATCGTTAATTGCAGAGCTTAATCCCTAACCTCAAAAAGCTAAATAGCAGGCTGGTTCTGCTATTTAGCTTGCTATTAATCTATCCCCTTTTTAAGCTGTTACATATTATTAACTCAAAAAAGTTAAAAAATGTTTGATTACCTGCGAAAGAAAAAGTCCGAACCCGCGGTCTTATCTGAGATGCTAACAAAACAACGACGATACGACAGC
This region of Shewanella livingstonensis genomic DNA includes:
- a CDS encoding BatD family protein — translated: MVIRIFFSLLLFVITAPVFAISQVQATIDRNPVVAGEYFVLDIIADDDLNAGALDTSVLLDDFIVGRTSVGRSTKMINFDTSKETRWQVLLSPKLLGNVTIPAFNIKGVSSNPITLKVIQQGSTADEVQNVFININTIASDAYVGQLITYKVKLYLAVELQRGVLSAPVIEGAQIKQIGEDKDGSEIVDGRRFRVIERTYGIIADLPGELVINGASFSGDVLVEAQRRGGMFGFNESRPMQTEAERQVIQINPTPPSYQGKWLVSDIAVLKETWPEDVSEFEVGSPITRTISLLASNTDDTSLPDIDIPLVEGLKAYPEKPLRQTFVRDNQVVSQYTITTAIVPTKAGTYTLPEIRVPWWNPHLKQQQFATLPERTINVISSTTTTTDIPPANSFSSTVQYSGYWPYLSAVLGLLWLITLVLWRKAASVNRTLPQFDTDNKNQKTPRKTATTGLNAIIHACDRNDSSGAIIAVQAYFSERLGKLMTLTQISGLSEQLTIAINKLQADKYSNKPQAIDKKSLMDAILAYQPSNASKKSLIAELNP